The Kogia breviceps isolate mKogBre1 chromosome 19, mKogBre1 haplotype 1, whole genome shotgun sequence genome contains the following window.
TCTCCGTGCGGTATCGGGGCACTGTCAGCTCATCTGCGGGCAGCCAAGGGACTGGGAGTCAGGGGGCTTGTGACCCTGGAGTCTGTGCGCCACATCTGACTCCAGGGTTAGGATAAACCTAAAGGATAAACCTTCCTCctccagggaggaagggagaggaacgCGCAGGGGAAAGGACACaggccccctcctccttctctccgaCCTCCCCATGCAATCCAACCCCAAGCCTTGTTGCTCCTCCCCTTACAGCACTCTCATCCCCTGCTACTCAAAGCGTGGCCCGTGGAACAACAGCATTGGcagcacctgggagcttgttcGAAATGCAGAAGCACAGGCCCCACCCAgagctgctgaatcagaatccccGTTCTAGCAGATCCCCGGGTGATTTCACGTGCACATTCAAGTTGGAGAATCGCTGCTCTAATCCATCCCTTTCCTGCCCACCCCTCAGCCCTGCCCTGCACAGATCTTCATCCTTTCTCCATCAAGAGAGAGTGGTTATACTATTCTGAGAGTCTGACCCCACCCACCAGGCTCTCCTTTCCCCCAGTTCTTCCCGGGGTGGGGGCTGCTTCCTGGGCAACCTGCAGAAAAGTCACTCAAGCCTGACATTCCTCTGCCTTTGATCCCCCAGTGATTCCCCATGACCCCAAACCATGTTCACGTTTCTTGGCCCAGCACGCTCTGTGCCTGCCAACCTTTCAGCTTCAGCTCTGCTTACTACTCCCTGGTCTGGACTCATCTGGGCAACACCAAACACACACCTCCAGGCATTTGTATGTGCTGTTTCTCCCCGGAATGCCCTCTCTCATTGGCCAGGGAAATGCAAGACTCCAATGGAAAGTCCCCTTCCATGGGAAGCCCTTCCAGCCCTTCCAGGGCCTCCTCTAGGACAGCATTTAGTACCTGAATCCTATTTCTGGTTTACACACGAGGTATGGCCCGGGACAGATTACTTAACCACACTGAGccttagtgtcctcatctgtaaaatggaaataattactaTATCTGCCTCCTGGGATTGCTGCAAAATTATAAGGATTGATACGTAGAAAGCATCTGGAGCAGTTCTTGCTGCATAGTAAGTGCTTGATAAACACAGATGTTAGTATTACTCTCCCACGAAATTTTAAGCTCTTTGAAAGCAACCTTATCTCcttatccccagcacctagcggATAGTGGGTGCTTAACAAATATATGTGGCAGGAAAGAATAAATGCGTGAATGACAATCGCCATTTCTGGTTCGGGTTTCTCACAGGCTCAGGGAGCACAGGAACCCTGTCCGTATAGCTCAGCGCTGCACCCGCACCCCCTCTCACCACAGCCTCGCTTCTGGCACACACACTGGGTCAGAACGTGCAGCGGGGGGGGGATGACCCTCTGCCTGGACTTGCTCATCCTCCCTGCATGGTCCTCTCAGCAGCAGTCAGAACAGTGGGAAAAACCCCTGGATGGAGTCCAGTGCTATCCCGTCCTTCTGGGTCTCCCTTCGTGGATGAGGGGCAGGCCAGCACCTCCCTCTTCCGGCAGCCCGACCTCATAGATTCTCACTCCCAAGCGCCTCCCCCCATCAACCTGAGAGCTCCGAGGCTGGGGCTCCCCTCCTCTGGGCTCTTCACCAGCCCCCAACCTGCCCCCATACCTGAGCCTCTCCTTCCACTGGGCTCCGTTCGGGGGGTTGCCTTCTGGCCGTGGGGCATCTTGGGGGCCTTGTGGTCAGGGGTGGAGGCTGGGCCTGGGTGGGCCTTGCTCCCACAGTCCAGGTCAGGGATGGCCTTCAGCAGCTCTGCCTGTGTCTCCTCCAGAAGCCGGTTGATGTCCTTGGCGCTGTACTGGGTCAGGGCTGCCCGCTTCTCCTCCCAGTCCCGCTCGGCAGCCTTGAGAGGAGGGGTCGACAGTCAGGACTGAAGCAGCTGCCCTGCTCCTGGACCTTTGGGGCCTCAGCCACACATGCAAGGAATGGAAAGGAAGCCTCCCATTTGGTCCGAGCCTCGGGCTTCTCCTTGAGTATTACATGCTTTCCCTGTGAGCCTGCAATACCACCTTCATTACAAACTACTCTTGGGATAAACTTAGACTTGCTTTTAgacattttattctgtttcacgGAGCACATAATCTACTCCTATGCTAATACCACACTGCTTTGATTATCGTAGGTTTATAATAAGCTTTTCTGTCTAGCAGGACTAATGTCACCCTCAGTATACTTCTCAGACTTCCTCGTCCCCCAGGAACAAGTCCCCACGTGTTGGCACTTGCCAATCTAGGAGGGGGGTGAGAACGTGTGAGCCTAGTTCTGGCCCCCCCATGCCAGGCCCAGCACCTCAACAGACACAGCCTTGTCCACGCTTCTCTTGCCAGGAGTGTCCAGGCCTTTGGTGGGGTTGCCTGCCTTCGGGGTCGGAGGGGCTCCCTCGGTTGGCCCGCTCATCTCGTGGAGCTTCAGTggagggctggggggtggcatttCAAAGTCCAAGCTCTTGTTGAAGTCAGTCTCGGCTGTCACCTTCTTGGGGGACTGATTCAGGAGGTTGCCGGGGGGTGGCCATGCACCTTCGTCCACTTGCCTAGGGTTGGGAGAGTTGGGAGCAGGTGTGAGGCCTGCAGGGTGGTGGCCCCATGGAGGGAAGCCTggcctgggggaggtggggtTTGAGGAGGGCTCTGGGATCTTGCAGGACAAGTGGAAGGGCCTGGGGAGGAGTGACTGCATCCGGCAAATGGGAGGGCCAAGCCTACAACATGCACGGGGCCACAGGTCAGAGCTGAGGTGCAGATCCAATCGGCACACCAGTGAGCTTTGTGGGAATTGGGATAAGGGGTCAGGGTGACCTATCGATCTAGCTCAGTATGTGACCCCACTGGGAAACTGGAGGTCAGAGATAAGAACTCAGGGATAGAATGACCTTCGGATCTGGGCCAGCGTGTCTGTGACCCCACGGCAGCGCTTGAGTAGCCCATCCAGGCGTTGTGGCTCTTCCTTCAGGAACTTCACTGCCTCCACCTCCACACGCAGCACTACCCGCATCTTGCTCTGCAGGCCTGGGAAGTGAgctgaggggaagggaaggagtgaGCTGGGGAGGGAGCAGCTCCGAGGACTGGGACGACAtgcagtggggtgggggtaggggtgcCCCCCAGGCTCACCCTTGAGTTCAGTCAGCGTCTCTCCGAGCTGCTTCAGCACCAGCGCCTTCTCTTCCAGCTCGGGCCCAGGCACCAGTCGGTGGTTGTGGGACACGTCCCTCTGGATCTTCTCCACCGACTTCTCCAGGTCACTGCAGCCACAGAAAGACCCTTTCAGCCCCtctggccccagcccagccccctgaAATTGGGCAGCTTGAAAGAAATCAGGTAGCCAAtcagatgaaaattaaaagccaTCCACCAGGCCACAAGCCCAAGTGAAATCAGAAAGCCAAACTTCAGAGATGAGACTTCAGACACACTCCCTAACAGGTGCCCTGGGCCCCCTCTTTGAAGTTCTGATCTCTAGCAACATCAATCCAAATCTCCCTCCCGATAACTTGTATCCTCTGATTCTCATTAAGCCAAGGACACAGCAGAGAAATTGGCAGCTTTTCAGAGAACTGGAGGCAGTTGCATGTGCTCCTAAAGAGTCTCTTCTTTTCCAGGGTGGCACCACGTCCATCTACCTTTGCTCAAGTGATCCAGACACTCAGCCTCTTTCCTCAATGACAAAGCTGCTTTCAATTTTCAGATGGTTTATGCTGggcttgtggggttttttccttctttaaaaaatttatttatttgtttatttttggctgcattgggtcttcgttggtgcgctcaggctttctctagttgcggtgagcaggggctactcttagtggcggtgcacgggcttctcactgaggtggcctctcttgttgcggagcacaggctctaggtgcgcaggcttcagtagttgtggtgcacgggctcagcagttgtggctcacgggctctagagtgcaggctcagtagttgtggcgcacgggcttagttgctccgcagcatgtgggatcttcccggactagggctggaacctgtgtcccctgcattggcaggtggattcttaaccgctgcaccaccagggaagcccttgtgtcattttaaaaccctccatatttttaaaatgtaaatcagaccACCAAGGCACCACTGCCTGTTTTGAACCCAAAATGGATCCCAACATTTTGAGgctaaaatccaaactcttcaaTGTAGCCAAGAAGGGTATGAGGGTAGTAGTTGAAAAtttggctctggagtcagacaggtcCAAAttccaatcccagctctgcccgACCCAGCAGAGATCTTAGACAAGTTACTGACTGTCTCCaggtctcaatttcctcaccccAAAAAAATGGGGATGGTAAGAGTTTCTCCCTCCTGGGgccactgtgaggattaaatgagctaatgcaaGGGGTCAGTCCCTGGGAGCTGCTCTTATTTTCCCTCCAGCTACATCCACTGTCCTCCTCATCTGGCTTGCTTCTGTTTAGAACCATCCAGAATTGCTGAGGTCCTCGTATGTGCTGGCTCTCGCTGGGCCTCTATAATGCCATTTCTTCTGCCTAGAACACTCCATTtagcacccccccacacacatacacatgcacacacatgtgtgACTAACTCCCACTCATCCTCAGGTCCCAATGGGAACGTCTCCTCGCTTCCCTACACTTGGGGTTGGGGGTCTGCTTCCTCCCTGGAGCTCCTGTTTGCTGGGCTAAGCAACTCTACGCAGGCAGACACCATGTCTTTCTGATTCATCTCCGATTTCCAGCATGTGGCATGGTGCCTGGAGCAGAATAAATGCCTGGTAAATAATTATGGaaggaatgaataagtgaaagaagGAACTCTGCCCAGGTAGGTCATCTCACTTCTGTACTTGAGTCACTGATGTCCCTGACCCACATGCGGGACTCTACATACATTCCTGTCAAATCCCATCTGTTGGATTTCAGCTCAACAATCCATGTAGGAACAACTTTTGAATCTCAGTTCTACCATCCAACAGATTTGCTCCCCCTGAAAGCTCTGTGTCATCAGCAAATCTTATCAGCATGCTTTATACATCTTCGTCCAACTAGCGGGTGAACAGACAGATCACACTGGAGCCAAGGACAAAATCCTGTGAGTCAGCACTACCAGTTAAAGATCTATCTTGTACTAAGTGCTTACGGTCTGCCAGGTGCACATTCATCTCCTCACTTTCtttaccttatttaatcctcacaacaaatccTGTGAGTGGGAACCATTATTACCTCCAGTTTACACACAGACAAATAGTAGCTTAGACactagactacatttcccagcctcccttgcaggtaGAAGTGGCCTTTCGACTGAGGTCTAGCGAATGGAATATGAGTGGAAGGGGTACATGCTGCTTCCAGACCTGGCCCCTAAAAACCTCCCATGTAAGCTCCTCCATGCTCACTTCCCCTTCCTGTTGGTTGAAAGACAATGACCCTGTGGATAATCTTGGAAGACACATATTGAAGATGGCAAAATCCCCAttagcctgggtccctgaatgactgCGTGGAGGAAAGCCATTCCGCTAACCCACCAATACTGTTCCATGAGAAATAAAGGTATATTGATTACTTTTGAACCATTAtacaatttgttacagcagctaacCTAACTAATTAATTAGCTACACTAACTAAGCTACCCTAACAATGGgctttggcattaaaaaaaaaaaaaaaagaggctcagagagattaactgacttgtccaaggtcacagaactatTTTGTGGCAAAGCAGGATCTACTCCTGTCTGACTTCAGCCATTGGGTTctgctgcatctccctcccacagtGAACTAACATCACCCCACACCCACCCACTGTCCCCCCCCAGCCTTCACTCCACCACACACGAAGGAACAACTCTCTTTTGATGTGTGTGATACCTGACTGGCTCAGGGTGGGCCAGTTTTGTAAAACGGTCACTCCCAAACATCACCCTGCAGAGGAAGGGACCTTCATTTAAAAGAGCACTCAGGTAAGCCTTCAGGAGGAAATAACACTGCAACTCTCAGGCAGAAGGGACAAGGCCCCCCTTAGGCTCAATTAGCACCTCGATTTTCTGATCATACCATCTGCCAAAGTTTGGGGGCCCATAACCTGGGCAGGCTCTGCAAGTGAGTCCAGACCAGCCCAAGTCTAGACACTGGGATCAGAAAGTAGTGGGGTTTCCAGACCCAGGTTTAGTTCTACAGGAGTTGAGAGGTAAGGGTCAGGACAGAACCAGCGATATAATTTGGGAGTCCCAAAGCAAATGAAGATTTTGCCCctagtttaaaaattaagaatttcaagatagtGACAGCAGATCATTAAACCAAGCATGGGCCTTCACAAGTGTGGGGCCCTGTGTGATTACACAGGTCACATGCTTACAAAGCTGGTCCTGGGTTGGGTCACATTATGCTCCAGAGGCCAAAAGGTCTCAGAGGCTTTCCCTAAGGGCAACATCTAGACAGAGCTCAAGTTCTTGGCTAGTGAGAGAGCCCAGCTGAGTGAAGCGCCGAATCAGCCTTTACTTCCAGCAAGATGCCAGGGCAAAAGGAAGGGGCAGAGTGAAACCAAGCAAGAGCAAGTGTACAGGGGCTGCAGCCAGAGCAGCGGTAAGGATGAGCCTGCTGGCTGACTTAATGCCAGGAGGCTATGGGAGCTGGGCAGGGACGTCCCCCTGGCCAAGCCGAAGCCACTGCAGTGCTGGTGTacagcccaggccccaccccaaaaAAGGTAGGAACTCCTTTCGAAGTAGATGGAGAATCCTGCCGGAAGCATATATCAGCCCCCCAAGCTCTCTCAAGTGAGCAGTCTGAGCAATGGGTTTGATAACAGGGCAGCGGGTAGGGAGTCTGTGTACCCCTGGAGAACTGAGGCCCCCAGGAAGCTGAGGACCAGACACTCATACGACAGGAGCATAAATACATCCTTTCATCCCTTCTGCCTCTGtacttttatatttcctttcattttcctttaatgtCTCAGTAAAGTTCCTTTTGAAAATTCCAACCCCGCTCCTCTGTGCTGAATAAAAAGGGGCAAAAAGGGGACAGGAAAGTTGGGTAAGTGGAATTCCATGGGTAAGGGGGTTGGCAGCCATCTGTCTACTTGGAGATCTGACAAGCGTTGTCACTCAGCTGTCACACTAGGGGTGATGCAGTGGCTGCCACCAGCTTATTTCCAAGTGGGATGGCCCCTTATTTCATCTCAGCCACAAGGGGTCATGAGAATCTTTGCCCTGTGCATCACTGAAAAGCACACGTACTTATAGGCTGCGAGCCCACGGCTGAGGAGCAGGGACCCTTTTCAAGCAGCCCCTTGCAAGTGATACAGCCGTTTATGACCTTGGTGAGAAAGCTGGGCTCCTCTGAGCAGCCTCCCCGGCTCCGAGTCGCTGACCAGTAGAATCCAAGTCCTCTCTGGAGAGAACTGCGAAAATCTTAATACTGGGCATAAGTGAGGAAGCTGAAGTGCAGAGAAGGGCAAAAACTATCGTGATCGAACAGCCTCTCAGTGTTGGAGCTGGACCTCAGGCTCCTTGTGCCCTGCACCACCAAGAAGGAGACCAGATGGAGGAGCAGGGCCTCTGTCTCAGACCCCAGGGACTGACCAGGGAAGGCTGCAGTGGGCTGGGGCTGCTCACTCAGTGGATGGACAGCGGCAGGCAGCTTCTCCCTTCAATGGTGCCAGACAATCAAATCTTGGCCAGACAGCCATTTGCTAAATTTGGAGCAGAGGACTGTCTTCTGTTAACCCTTCCATGTCTAagcatttgggggtggggtgttcTCTATTCCTGGAGCCCTGTTTCAGCTGCACTAGGACGGGAGGAGGGTTCTCCTTGGCTACACCTGGTCTCAGAGATCAGAGACTTGGAGTGGTGGCAACTGTGACTGGTCAGCGCCAAGCTGACCAAGCTGGCTACACCCGAAAGCTCCACCTGAATACTCGCGGGTCAGTTTGCACGGGTCACAGgccagaaggaaagcaggcagAGGGCAGAGTGACATCGGGCAGCTGGACGCATGAGAGTAAGGCTGCAGGCCACGGGGAAGCCAGACTGTGGACCGTTAGGAAGCAAGACCATAGCAAAAGCAGGCAtcaagccagaaaaaaagaaaacaggaattgTGCCAGATGGTCAAAGGTTTGTGGGTCACAGAGAAATCAGGCCACAGAGGAGAAGGAAATCAGGCTTCAGAACGTCACCTGTGATTCAGAAGGAAGGGAGCTTCGCCTCCCCGTGAAACCAGGTTGCCGGCCACCCAGGCCGcacccccagccctccctccaaAGCTGGGCCCAGCCTCACTTGAGCTGCTGGGTAATGAGCTCCTCGTCGTTGAGGTAGCGCAGCCGCTCCTCCTCCACTAGGGTGCGCTGCCGCTGCAGTGGGTCCTCCTGCCGCCGCGCCGCCTCCGACACGCGCATGCTCAGCTCCGCCTCCGTGCCCTTCAGCAGCGCGCGCAAAGACTCCAGGTTCTGTAGCTGCGGGACGCACATGGACCGATggactggggtgggagggaacGGAGGCGCGCAGCCGGGAGAGGGCTAggaggaggcaggcagaggagagcCCGACGCGGGGCAAGCTCCACGGAAGATACCAATGCTCGGCTGTGGCTGTGAGCAGCAGTGAAAGGGTGGGATGGTGGGGGGCACAGGCCGAGGGCTTACTTCTGGGGAAGAATAGAGGCAGGAGGAGAACGGCCTGGGATAGTGGAGGGAGGAGTGCCAAGTTGGGCCCTGCAGAAGGTGCAGCTGCATGGCTGTGGCGGTTCGCTGCAGCGAAGGGGTAAGATGGTGGGGGGCGGAGGACAATGTTTCGTTCTGGGGAAATATAGAGGCAGGAGAACAGGGTAGCGGATATTTGGGGGGCAAGGGGTGGCCCTACGTAGGGCCCTGCCCACCTTGCGGCTGCATGGCTATGGCTTCGATGAAGGACTCAAGCACTGGGGTTTGATAGAGCTTCCGTGGCTGGGCCGGGAAAACCGAGTTCTAAGGCCCAGTTGGGGCAAAGGTGGGGGTGGGCGAGATCTTACCCATTGCCCAGATGGCAACTCTCTGCCCCCTCTCCAGCCTGTCTCTATTCATTATTCTCACCTGACGGGCCCTGGGATACTCTCGAGGAGCGGGCACAGCGATGCCAGGCTCCTGACTGGTGGGACCATCTGCCAGGCGGGGCAGGCCCGGGAAGACTGTGTGGGCTCAGGAAGGGAGAGCTGAGGGGATCTGGGGGAAGGGCTTCCGcccaagggaggggagggggtagaGAATGCggggcaggaagggagagggactGTCCTGAGGGATACTGACCGGAGAAGGGGGCTCAGTGAGGTGGATTGGGGCTTCAGGAGAGCGGTGAGGATTCAGGAAAGGGGCAAGAGGGCTCAGTGAGGGGGACCCGGGCGAGGGATGGGGGCTTGGTGAGGGAGTAGAGACTCACAGAGGTGGCGAGAGTTCGAGGAGGGTTTCGGAGAGCACCCCAGTGAGCGGCGGAGGGCCTCGGGATGGGGCAGACTCGCGGGAAGGAGTTTCGTGGGCAGGTTCTGGCGGGGCGGGGTTTGAGGGGGCGGGGTTTGAGGAAGCGGGGTACAGGGCGAGGCCCTGGAGAGGGTGATACCTGGAGCTTCCGCAGTTGCTGAAGCTGGCTCCGCAGGTCATTGGTGCTGTTCTGCAGGCCACGCAGGTGTAGCTGCATCTGCAAACGGTTGATGGCAGTGGGCTGCCCCGCAGGCGTGCTGCTGGCCGAGGGCGGGGGAGGGCCGGACACTGGGGTGGCCCCGCTGCTCCGGCTGCCTGACCCGCAGGCTGCAGACAGGGACCACGAGGACGGGAGAAAGGGAATAAATCGTGAGCCTGGGGTAAAGTCCCCCCCACTCCTGACCCCACACAGCAGCCACAGAGAGACGTGGCTCTGGCTCCCTGCCCCAACTAGTGGTCAGCCCTCTCTGCGAGGAGCAAAGCGCCGGAGCGAAGGCATCTTGGTCTAAGGTGACTGCTCATTTATCCATTGAAGCCTGGTGATGTAGCCACTTTACAGATTaggaatctgaggctcaaagagggcAAGaacctgtgggggaggggagaagagtcaCTCACGTGCTGAGGGGGTGGCTGCTCCATTGGAGCCTTCAATCTTCTCACTGTGGCACAGGGAAAAGATGGCCATCAGGGGGTCCAGGCCCCAGACTGTCAAAGCTGGGTGAGACCTTAACATAAACTCCTCCAGTCCCCTGATCTCAGGATGCAGTCCCAGAGAAGGGAGGCGAGTCACCCAGGGCAGAATGATGAGACACTGGCTGAGCTGAGCCCAGAGCTCCTGATGTTcactttccctccctcttgcccAACCACATGCCGTGGCAGTGGTGTTGGGAGAAGAACCTCACCTGGGGGTCTCTGGCTCCGAACCTCGCAGTAGGGCACTCTGCACCAGGCCGGTGAGGCTGGCAATTTGCTTCTCCATGGCCTCCATGCGCTCCCTGGGGAAGATGGTGGCTTTGAACAACCCCATCTCTGGGCATGGGGTCCCTCCTGCCCAGCGCCCCATTCCTAAGATTGATAATTAGAGGAAATACCATTCCCTCCCCAGCCACCAGCACACAGACAATTCAAAGGGTCCCACTGCCTAAGGATCCACAGCCTACCTCCAACATTGGAAAGGCCCTTCCCCATCTGACAGtcaccccctccctctccagaCTCATCTCTCATCACTGGCTCCCTAATGGGCCCCACCCAGGCCACTCTGGGTCTCTGCACATGTATTCCCCCTGCCAGCATGCCCTCCTCCTTACCCTCTTCTCTGAAGCCATCCCAGAGTCCCCAACAGCCTTGAGGAGTACACCCTCCCAAGGGAAGAACAAGTATTTTTTGCTGTGTCTCCCTCACTAGGCAGGGCAGGAACCGTGTTTGCTCAGCTTGGCATAAACAGTGGccagtgcagtgcctggcacactggcCACAAGAAAGCTGTATGAATGAATCGTTTCTTCTCACCTCTTAGCAGTGCTGCTTGAGGGCAGAGGGGGGCAGCTCAGTGCCCTGGTTACCTCCTCCAGCCTTGCACCCTTAGCAGGGAGCTGAATGATGGGCAAGAGTTCCCCAGCTCGGAGGCTACATAAAGAAATGtgcctctctccccatccccacttcTTACCAGCACCCCCTCCCCCGTGGACTTCAGCCGGCCCTGTGCTGGACAGCTCTCATGGCGGCACATTCTATGTCTGAGCAGGAAAGGCACTAAATAAAGAGTTCTACTTCAGCCTCAATttcagttggggaaactgaggctcagggaccGGATGCAAACCTAGGTCTCCAGGGTCCTTGTCTGGGGCCCTCTCGTCCAGCTCTCAGGCCTTGCAGATAAAACGTCTTTCCAGTGCCTTCCCTGCCACGGCCAAGATACTCTGGCGACCCCTCAAGGCTACTCCGGGTCTACAAGGATTCCCGGGTCTCAGAGTCCAGGACACAATCTGCCACGGCCTCTGCCgtgtcccctctccccaccccacccgcgCAGCCCCGGGCCTCGCCAGCGTCCCTCACCTGGTCTCCGTGTCCTTGGCTGGCACAGGAGGCCCGAACCCAACGAGCGGGCGCTCCCCAGGCCCGGGGAAGAGCTCGGGAGGGGGGGCTCCAGCCGTCGAGGAGCCCCCGGTGCTGCGGGTCTTGCCTCCGGGGCTCTCGGCGAAGACCGACGAGGAGCCTGAGTCCTTGCGGAAGGACTGGCGCACCGGCGAGCCGCGGCTGGGCGGCCCCGAGTAGGGGCTGTGCGGCGGCGGGGGGCCCCCGGGGGGCGCAGCCACGTCGGCCAGCTTCTGCGGCGACGAGGGCGGCAGGCGGAAGCCGTAGCCGTCGCCATAGAGCGGGCCGCCTCCGGCCGCCGCCTTATACAGCGAGTCCTCCAGGTCGGACTGCAGCGCTGCGGCCGAGTAAGTGCTGAGTGAGCGCACCGAGCCGCGCTTATACAGGCCCCCGGCGCCCGGGTAGGCGAATGGGTCGCCGGCGGCCGCGGCCAGGCTCAGGCGGCCCTCGTGAAGCAGCCCGTAGGGGTCGGCGTAGAGGCCCTCGCCCTTCACCAGCACCATGCCGCCCGCCTTGCCCGCCAGGTCCTCATCCGGCTTCACGTCGCGCCGCTCCAGGATGGCGCTGGGGCTCGGGCTAACGCCCGGGGCGGCAGGGGCGTTTCCCAGCCGCTCGGCCGCGTGGTGCACGGGGCTGCCAGCGTAGGAGGGCGGGCGCCCCCCGGCATACGATAGGCGCGAGCGCGACGGCGAGCCCGACGGCAGCCCCGACGGTAGCCCCGGCGGCGGCGAACCGGAGGCTAGGTGCGGCGCCGGCGACAGGTTGTTGAGGCGCCGCGTGGGCGACGACTCCCGCGACGCATACACCATCTCTCTCTGTGCAGAAGACAGCCCCCGAACCCCACAGGGCTGGTCACAAAGGGGGATCCCTTGCTTCTTACTTGAGGAGCCAGCAGCTCCCCCCTGACGCTTACGAAGTCCCTTCTGTTCTCTGCCTTCCCACCCTCCTGCTGCATCTTGGGCCCCTTTCCCTTCAGGGCTCCCAGCACGGAGGGAGAAGTGGTGGAGGGAGAGGCACCAGAGGAGCGACCCCCAGCCCACCCTATGGTGGGGGACGGGAAGCGAAAAGGTAAGGGGTGGTTCCTGAGAGAGGTCTCCTAGAATATTTAGAGGCGGGTTCGAGAAATCTGATCGGAGaagaggggaaagtggcagaTGAGGGGAAGGACTCCTCCATGACTCCACAATTAATGAAGGCCACCCTCTGCTTCAGCCTCCACATTCCCTTCTCCAAAGCTGTCCCTGGTGACAAGTGACTAGACTCTGTGCTCCTGG
Protein-coding sequences here:
- the SRCIN1 gene encoding SRC kinase signaling inhibitor 1 isoform X5, whose amino-acid sequence is MQPWQCLRRFALAWWERTAEGSARSSREEAGPRDPGGRGEPGLQRAAGGKPPGLCSLCLKSPDPERSSPPMLSADDAEYPREYRTLGGGGGGGGSGGRRFSNVGLVHTSERRHTVIAAQSLEALSGLQKADADRKRDAFMDHLKSKYPQHALALRSQQDRMREQPNYWSFKTRSSRHTQGAQPGLADQAAKLSYASAESLETMSEAELPLGFSRMNRFRQSLPLSRSTSQTKLRSPGVLFLQFGEETRRVHITHEVSSLDTLHALIAHMFPQKLTMGMLKSPNTAILIKDEARNVFYELEDVRDIQDRSIIKIYRKEPLYAAFPGSHLTNGDLRREMVYASRESSPTRRLNNLSPAPHLASGSPPPGLPSGLPSGSPSRSRLSYAGGRPPSYAGSPVHHAAERLGNAPAAPGVSPSPSAILERRDVKPDEDLAGKAGGMVLVKGEGLYADPYGLLHEGRLSLAAAAGDPFAYPGAGGLYKRGSVRSLSTYSAAALQSDLEDSLYKAAAGGGPLYGDGYGFRLPPSSPQKLADVAAPPGGPPPPHSPYSGPPSRGSPVRQSFRKDSGSSSVFAESPGGKTRSTGGSSTAGAPPPELFPGPGERPLVGFGPPVPAKDTETRERMEAMEKQIASLTGLVQSALLRGSEPETPSEKIEGSNGAATPSAPCGSGSRSSGATPVSGPPPPSASSTPAGQPTAINRLQMQLHLRGLQNSTNDLRSQLQQLRKLQLQNLESLRALLKGTEAELSMRVSEAARRQEDPLQRQRTLVEEERLRYLNDEELITQQLNDLEKSVEKIQRDVSHNHRLVPGPELEEKALVLKQLGETLTELKAHFPGLQSKMRVVLRVEVEAVKFLKEEPQRLDGLLKRCRGVTDTLAQIRRQVDEGAWPPPGNLLNQSPKKVTAETDFNKSLDFEMPPPSPPLKLHEMSGPTEGAPPTPKAGNPTKGLDTPGKRSVDKAVSVEAAERDWEEKRAALTQYSAKDINRLLEETQAELLKAIPDLDCGSKAHPGPASTPDHKAPKMPHGQKATPRTEPSGRRGSDELTVPRYRTEKPSKSPPPPPPRRSFPSSHGLTTTRTGEVVVTSKKDSAFIKKAESEELEVQKPQVKLRRAVSEVARPSSTPPIMASAIKDEDDEDRIIAELESGGGSVPPMKVVTLGTSRLKAAQGQAGSPDKGKHGKQRAEYMRIQAQQQATKPSKEMSGSNETSSPVSEKPSASRTSIPVLTSFGARNSSISF
- the SRCIN1 gene encoding SRC kinase signaling inhibitor 1 isoform X4, producing MQPWQCLRRFALAWWERTAEGSARSSREEAGPRDPGGRGEPGLQRAAGGKPPGLCSLCLKSPDPERSSPPMLSADDAEYPREYRTLGGGGGGGGSGGRRFSNVGLVHTSERRHTVIAAQSLEALSGLQKADADRKRDAFMDHLKSKYPQHALALRSQQDRMREQVGGWTVDPVCLLSSLCSHLHGDSAPSGAGQPAQQPNYWSFKTRSSRHTQGAQPGLADQAAKLSYASAESLETMSEAELPLGFSRMNRFRQSLPLSRSTSQTKLRSPGVLFLQFGEETRRVHITHEVSSLDTLHALIAHMFPQKLTMGMLKSPNTAILIKDEARNVFYELEDVRDIQDRSIIKIYRKEPLYAAFPGSHLTNGDLRREMVYASRESSPTRRLNNLSPAPHLASGSPPPGLPSGLPSGSPSRSRLSYAGGRPPSYAGSPVHHAAERLGNAPAAPGVSPSPSAILERRDVKPDEDLAGKAGGMVLVKGEGLYADPYGLLHEGRLSLAAAAGDPFAYPGAGGLYKRGSVRSLSTYSAAALQSDLEDSLYKAAAGGGPLYGDGYGFRLPPSSPQKLADVAAPPGGPPPPHSPYSGPPSRGSPVRQSFRKDSGSSSVFAESPGGKTRSTGGSSTAGAPPPELFPGPGERPLVGFGPPVPAKDTETRERMEAMEKQIASLTGLVQSALLRGSEPETPSEKIEGSNGAATPSAPCGSGSRSSGATPVSGPPPPSASSTPAGQPTAINRLQMQLHLRGLQNSTNDLRSQLQQLRKLQLQNLESLRALLKGTEAELSMRVSEAARRQEDPLQRQRTLVEEERLRYLNDEELITQQLNDLEKSVEKIQRDVSHNHRLVPGPELEEKALVLKQLGETLTELKAHFPGLQSKMRVVLRVEVEAVKFLKEEPQRLDGLLKRCRGVTDTLAQIRRQVDEGAWPPPGNLLNQSPKKVTAETDFNKSLDFEMPPPSPPLKLHEMSGPTEGAPPTPKAGNPTKGLDTPGKRSVDKAVSVEAAERDWEEKRAALTQYSAKDINRLLEETQAELLKAIPDLDCGSKAHPGPASTPDHKAPKMPHGQKATPRTEPSGRRGSDELTVPRYRTEKPSKSPPPPPPRRSFPSSHGLTTTRTGEVVVTSKKDSAFIKKAESEELEVQKPQVKLRRAVSEVARPSSTPPIMASAIKDEDDEDRIIAELESGGGSVPPMKVVTLGTSRLKAAQGQAGSPDKGKHGKQRAEYMRIQAQQQATKPSKEMSGSNETSSPVSEKPSASRTSIPVLTSFGARNSSISF